Proteins from a single region of Styela clava chromosome 1, kaStyClav1.hap1.2, whole genome shotgun sequence:
- the LOC120334910 gene encoding pre-mRNA-splicing factor SLU7-like, with amino-acid sequence MSRPVVLSKEVAKPLSAIEREKRKNEEPKKQSREEWRKKKELEEARKLGNAPAEVDEEGKDINPHIPQYISTVPWYVDPTQRPSLKHQRVQPETVKEFSKINDWYLRGASTKTVATKYRKGACENCGAMTHKKKDCLERPRKIGAKFTGNMIAPDEHIQPDLNMDFDGKRDRWNGYTAEQHEDVIEEYAKIEVAKQALKAQKLQEELLSGKMSEQLDDNDDNLSDDDKYADAADMPGQNFDSKRRITVRNLRIREDTAKYLRNLDPNSAYYDPKTRTMRENPYANQGKNEEELDFAGDNFVRVTGDTQKMASMQMFAWEAAEKGSGVHLQADPTRLEMLQRTYKVRKEDFKNDQRDSILDKYGGVEHLDAPPKELLHAQTEDYVEYSRHGTVIKGLEKAKAKSKYIEDVYLNNHTSVWGSYWKEGRWGFQCCHSTIKQSYCTGNTLKEDTNEMPEKKQNRMEALQEKHSAWTKALGLENIKTVDGAPQLEEITEIQNDEIEKETETKSLLQQHREKLEKGKEKKSKKRKKKKSKKRKKKKVESSSSSSSSEETSSSSDSDEPSEKRQRKKMIHEAEKDKERAIKKAIKIEKSRQKEVDELMRLDERKRPYNSMVEVQEPTQEELEAYHRTKKNMEDPMAKFI; translated from the coding sequence ATGTCACGTCCAGTTGTATTATCAAAAGAGGTCGCTAAACCTTTGTCAGCGATCGAAagagagaaaagaaaaaatgaagaaCCAAAGAAACAATCGAGAGAAGAATGGCGGAAAAAGAAAGAACTTGAGGAGGCTCGGAAATTAGGAAACGCTCCAGCAGAAGTCGATGAAGAGGGAAAGGATATCAACCCTCACATTCCGCAATATATTTCTACAGTTCCTTGGTATGTTGACCCCACACAGCGACCGTCATTGAAACATCAAAGGGTACAGCCAGAGACTGTAAAAGAATTCAGTAAAATTAATGATTGGTATCTCCGTGGTGCGTCGACTAAAACTGTAGCGACAAAATATCGCAAAGGTGCATGTGAAAATTGTGGTGCCATGACGCATAAGAAGAAAGATTGTCTAGAACGACCGAGAAAAATTGGGGCTAAATTCACAGGAAATATGATAGCTCCAGATGAACATATACAGCCAGATTTAAATATGGATTTTGACGGAAAACGGGATCGATGGAATGGATATACCGCTGAACAACATGAAGATGTTATTGAAGAATATGCAAAAATTGAAGTTGCAAAACAAGCCCTAAAAGCTCAGAAGTTACAAGAAGAATTATTGAGCGGAAAAATGTCGGAACAATTAGACGATAACGACGATAATCTGAGCGATGATGATAAATATGCTGACGCAGCAGATATGCCTGGACAAAATTTTGACAGTAAAAGGCGAATTACTGTTCGTAATTTACGTATACGAGAGGACACTGctaaatatttgagaaatttaGATCCAAATTCTGCATATTATGACCCCAAAACTAGGACAATGAGAGAGAATCCTTACGCTAATCAAGGTAAAAATGAAGAAGAGCTAGATTTTGCTGGAGATAATTTTGTACGAGTAACTGGCGATACACAAAAAATGGCTTCAATGCAAATGTTTGCCTGGGAAGCAGCTGAAAAGGGGTCTGGTGTTCATTTACAAGCTGACCCAACACGATTAGAGATGCTGCAAAGAACATATAAAGTGCGGAAAGAGGATTTCAAAAACGACCAAAGAGATTCAATTCTTGATAAGTACGGCGGTGTGGAACATTTAGATGCTCCACCGAAAGAACTATTGCATGCTCAAACAGAAGACTATGTGGAGTATTCAAGACATGGAACTGTTATAAAAGGACTTGAAAAAGCAAAAGCAAAGTCTAAATATATTGAAGATGTTTACTTGAACAACCACACATCTGTTTGGGGTTCTTATTGGAAGGAAGGGCGATGGGGATTCCAGTGTTGCCATTCAACTATCAAACAATCATATTGTACTGGAAATACTCTCAAAGAAGATACAAACGAGATGCCTGAAAAGAAACAAAATCGTATGGAAGCCTTGCAGGAAAAGCATTCTGCTTGGACGAAAGCTCTAGGTTTGGAAAACATCAAGACAGTAGATGGGGCACCACAATTGGAAGAAATCACGGAGATACaaaatgatgaaattgaaaaagagACTGAAACTAAGTCATTGTTACAACAGCACagagaaaaattagaaaaagggAAAGAAAAGAAAAGCAAaaagagaaagaaaaaaaaatcaaagaaacggaaaaagaaaaaagtggAAAGCAGTTCAAGCAGTTCGTCGAGTGAAGAGACTTCATCATCGTCAGATTCTGATGAGCCGTCAGAGAAAAGACAACGAAAGAAAATGATTCACGAAGCGGAGAAGGATAAAGAACGTGCGATTAAAAAAGCGATCAAGATAGAAAAAAGTAGACAAAAGGAAGTTGATGAATTGATGAGACTTGATGAACGTAAACGTCCGTATAATAGCATGGTCGAGGTACAAGAACCAACACAAGAGGAATTGGAAGCTTACCATAGGACTAAGAAAAATATGGAAGACCCAATGGCTAAATTTATTTAA